In Nitrosococcus halophilus Nc 4, the genomic stretch CTCTGTTTCTCGACTACCGCTAACTTTTGCTCGGCAGCTTCCCAACTGCGGGTTGAAAGGCGCAAGCCACTAAATAGAATCACCAACATCATGCCCACCAAGGTCATGGCAATCAGCAACTCCACCAGCGTAAACCCCTGGCAGGAATGGGGGGCTTTACTTCCTGATTCATATTGCGGTAGGCCCAATCTTAGAGACGCCATATTAAAATTCCAATAGGGGAAAGACAGAGAAATACCGGAGTAATCCGCGGGCAAATTTGGGTAACGGGGCTCAGCATACCGCCTTTATCTAGGTGAATTAGATTAATATAGAAAATTCCAGTTTGGCACAGGGGTATAACTCAAGATCATGGGCATAGAGGAACGGCTAGCACGAGCTCGTAGGTTGCAAGCAAGAAACCGCTTCCACGAAAGCGCTCAACTCTATACCCAAATTCTAGCCAAGCATCCCAACCATCCCGATGCTCTGCTCGGCCTGGGCAACGCCGCCTTGCAAAATAGGGACTTCAACGGGGCGGTCCAATGGTTAGAACGCCTCCTCAAGGTTGTCGGCCCTAAAAAGCAACTATTGACTACCCTGAGCACGGCCCACAGTAATTGTGGCTCCCGCTTGTTCGAGACAGCAGCACTGCCATCCGCCCTGACCCATTTTCAGCGCGCCCTAGAACTCAATTCCCATAATACACTCGCTTGGCGTAATTTGGCGCTCACCCAGCTCCAGCTAGGGGAGAGCCAGGCCGCGGTGGTCAGCGCCCGCCAAGCAGCCCTCTTAGATCTCCGTGATCATGAAGCCCACTTGTTGTTGGCGCGGGCACTACTGGCGAATCACCAATATCCGGCAGGACTTGGCCTGCTCCGTATCCTATCAAATCTCCCCTTGCCTGATGAACTCGCCATCGGTGTCGCCGAGCAATGGCTGCTTTGCCATCAGCCCGATCCCGCATGGGCGCTGCTAGAACGACAACGCTCTCGCAGCATGGACCCCAGCGCCTTGGCCTCCCGGATCATGAGCTTGGCTCGCCGCCATGGAGAAAATTGGCAAGCAGCCCAATGGCTGCGCCGCTGGCTTAAGCAAAATCGCGCCAATGAGAAGCAGTCTTTGGATTTCGCACGAACACTGGCAAGAGCCGGCGAAGCTCACAAGGCCGTCATCGTGTATCAAAAGGTGCTGGCGACCCATCCCAATTCGTGGCCGGCAAAACTGGGGGCGACCCTCACCCTGCCGGTTGTCTATGAGGATGCCCGCCATTTGGCAAGGGTGCGTGACCGCTTTGCGAAAAGCCTTGAGACCTTAAAAAACTGGCAACCGACCACTCCCCCGCTTCTGGAGGATTTGCTCTGGTCCAACTTTTTACTAGCCTATCAAGGTCTTGACGACCTATCCCTGCAACGGGATTACGGTGACTGGTTGCACCACTGGGCTAGCCGTGCCCAAGATAGCCCTCCTCAAATTGAACCGGGAAGATTGAGACCACGCCGCATCGGCTTTGTTTCAAGTTCTTTCCGGAACTGCACCGTGGGTCATTACTTTGGCCGCTGGCCTGGGGCCTTGCGCCAAGGGGGATTTGAGGTGAGGGTCTATCAATTAGGCCCCCACCGGGATCATCACACCCAGACGATTGCCAATTCAGCCAGCAAATTTTGCTATTTGAACCGGGATCTCGCTTCCTGCGCGACCCAAATAGCCGAAGACCAATTAGACGCCCTCATCTATCCGGAGCTTGGCATGGATGCCCGGGTGTTGGTGCTGGCAGCCCTCCGGTTAGCCCCCTTCCAGGGCTGCGCCTGGGGCCATCCTATCACCAGCGGCTTGCCGACAATGGATGTCTATTTTTCCTGTGCTCCCATGGAACCCCCCGAAGGGCGGAACCACTACCGGGAACGACTCGCCCTCCTGCCTGGACTAGGGACGAGTTATCCTGCGCCTCCCCAGCCACCGGCGGCAAGCCGGGGAGAGCTGGGCCTGCCAGAAAACCGCACCCTCTACCTACTACCCCAGTCACCCTTTAAGATCCACCCGGATACCGATGCCCTTGTGGCCCGAGTGTTGGCTGAAGACACCCAGGGAGTGCTGATATTATTTGCCGGCCAGGATCGTCGGGTCACCGACAAATTGCTCAGCCGTCTCCGGGCCGCCTTAGCCCAGGCGGGCGCAGACCCAAAACGCCAACTGCTATTGCTACCCGTCATGACACGTTCGCGCTACTTGCAAATCAATCGCTGCTGCGATCTCATGCTCGACCCGCCCCACTGGTCGGGAGGAAACACCGCGCTGGATGCCTTGAGCACCGGACTGCCCATCATGACCCTCCCCAGTGCCTATATGCGGGGGCGGCAAAGCGCGGCCATGCTGACTTTGCTGGAGCTACCCGAGCTGATTGCCCTTGATAGGGAAGGCTATGTCACCCAAGCCCTCCAATATGGCCGGAACAAAGCGGCAAACGAGACCTTGCGCGGACAAATTCTCACCCGGCAAAAACGCCTCTTTGAGCAGAAAGAACCCATGAAAGCGCTCACAAGTTTTTTTCACGGTTTAAAATAGCCCTTTCATTACGCCATATGATCGAGTGATTGCCCCCCATGATCCCTCTCCAGCTTTTTACCGCGCTTTTTCTCCCCTGGCTACTTGGTATCGCTTGGTTACGCCTGGGGTGGCGCCAGACAGCAAGGGGCACGGGGCCCCTGGTGCTTGGCTACGCTTATTTATTGGGCATTCTCTTCACCACATTGGTAATGCGCCTCTGGGATGCGGTGGGGCTAAAGCAAGCTTTTTGGCCTCTCGCAGGCTTACTCTTATGCTTGACCCTGTTGGGATTTTGGATGGGACGCCACCTTCCTTGGAAGGAGGGAGGACACACGGCTCCCAGCATCACCCGTTCTCAGAGTCCCTGGCAAAAAGGACTTTTTGCGCTACTTATTGCCCTTCTAGCCATCCGCTTCGCCAGTTTAGGCCTAGAAATTCTTTGGCGTCCCCTCTACCCCTGGGACGCCTGGACCACTTGGGCGCCTCGGGCCCAGGTCTGGTTTGCGCTAAAGGAACTGGTGGCTTTCGTTGACAGCGCCACCTGGCTCCACAACCCCAGCAACGAAATCTATACCATTCCGGCCTGGCACTATCCCAAAACCGTCTCCCTTATCCAACTCTGGATCAGCCTGGCCCTGGAGCGATGGGATGATTCGTTAATTAGCCTGCCCTGGCTACTCTGCGCCGGCGCCCTGGGGCTGGCTTTCTACGGACAGCTCCGCTACTGGCGTCTAACACCGCTGGCTAGCCTTCTTGGCGCCTACTTACTACTGTCTCTCCCTCTGCTCAATACCCATATCGCCCTTGCTGGCTATGGGGATCTGTGGCTCGCAACCACCTATTCCCTGGCCGGGATGGCTTTTTTACAGTGGCTGCGCACCGGCGATTCCCGGCAAGGCTGGCTGGCGCTGCTGCTTGTCCTAGCCTGCCCTCTGCTTAAACGGGAAGGACTTATCTGGATACTCACGTTTCTCCCTCCCCTCCTTATTGTCCACCTCTCCTTTAGGGCAATGCTATTTACAGGCGCGGGAGGATTGGCAGGCATGGTTGCTTGGTATATGGCTGGAGGAATCCGTATTGGAGAACTCGAAATCACTCCTGATCTGATTCAAATTCCTTCCCTAGGCCGCTTTGAGCTGGCGCTGTCTCCGGTCTGGGAACCGTTCTATCAGAATCTATTCGTGATGGGGAGCTGGAATCTTCTCTGGTACCTGGTCATCGGGGTATTGGCCCTCTCTGCCATCCGCATCCTCACCCATCGCCAACTCTTTGTTGACTTCACTTTTATCGGCAGTGGCTTGATTGTGGTCTTCGTTACTTTTTTCCTGACCAGCAATGCTGCTTGGGCCGAATATTACACCAGCATCAACCGGATACTGCTTCACTTGGCTCCGATCCTTTTGTTTTATATTCTGGTATTACTTCAGCAAAACTATGCCGGAAACGGCCCTAGGCCTTATTCCGGCCTACCTGCTAAGAGAGGCGAACCCCAGTAGGCCGGAATAAGCGTCAGCGTTTCCGGCAAAAATCTGGATTCTTTACCACCAATACACAAAAGGCACTAAGAACTAACCTTGCACTCCGGCAAAAATTCCGCCGGAAACAGCTCCAAACCTTATTCCGGCCGACTAGAAAGCACCTTCCCCCCGTCCTCTTCGTGGGCTTGTCGGGTTCGCTGGGCTTTTTCCAAATCCGCCTCAAGTATCGCTAGACGCTGAACCAGCCGACGCAGTCTGCGCTCCTGCCGGGAACGTTCCAAGTCCATGGTTAGGACCTTAAGCAGCAACAACCCCATCCCCAACACCACCGCCAAAATAGGGGGATAAGCGACACCAAAAAAAGGGGCCACCTTATCGAACAACCCCGGAAAAACCCCCAGCACCACTACCGTAGTAGCGACAACCAACCACCAAACAGCATAGGGGCCATGTAAATGATCACGGCGCACCAGGAAGAGAATTAAACCCGCAATCAAGACCCCAATAAAGGTGGATGTCCATTGGTAATCAATCATCGCTGTATGCCTGCCGCCGCTTCCCGTTCATCCCTACCTTAGCTAGGCATAAGATGCTCGTTTGCAGCATATATTTTCCAACGATCAACCAGGAAGGAAATACCCGTGAGCCACCATAATCCCGCTCACGCATGGAGACCGGAACCTCCTTGATACGTAGCCCAGCACGGCGTAATAGCAACAACACCCCCACATCCTGATAATCAAGCAATGTTGCCTCGGAAGAAGCGAGCACGGCCATGGCGGCCTCATTATAGGCACGGAAACCGGAGGTCAAATCCTCAATCCCCAACCCCGTCAACTTCCGAAAATAAGTCCAGGCAAGCCGCCGAGCATGGCTGCCCCGCCCAGTGCAGGCGCCAATCACCACATCCGCCTCCCCCGAGTCTAGGGCTATAAACAGGGAAGGAAAGGCCTCCGGGAGGTGCTGGCCATCAGCATCCATAGTTAGCACCTGCTTGTAACCGGCTTTTAGGGCATAGCGGATACCTGCTTGGGTCGCCCCCCAAGCCCCTAAATTGCAACTAAGGGAGAGGACGGTAGCACCAGCAGAACGGGCAATCCCGGCTGTTTTATCAGTGCTCGCATCGTCAACCACCACCACTTCGCAGGCCAAATGCCTCTTTACTGCCCCCACGATGCTGCCAATCGTCGCTGCTTCATTGTACGCCGGAATTAAAACCACAGAGTTCACTAAATCCTCGCGTTATCGTGCCTACGTGCGCTTAAGCACCGTCATGACAGGCTACGACGAGACGTTAAATACGCGCAAGAGCTATATAAGACCACGGTTTTAAAGCCTGGCAATGGCAGAGACGGCGCGAACAAACCTATGAGATTTTCATAGATTCTTAGCAGCAGCAATTGGCCTCGTTGACAAAAAAAACGCCAGCAAAAGCTGGCGTTTTTCCCCTTGCTTCAGGAAAGCCGAACTTACTTAAGGCTCTCCACAAAGGCTGCCAAGTTTTCGATATCGCTATCGCTCATAGCCGCTGAAACTTGGTTCATGATGGCGCCAGGTCCTTGACCCTTCCGATCACCACTCTTGAAAGCATGAAGTTGCTCAGAGATGTAATTGGCATCCTTACCTGCCAATACCGGAAACATGGCCGGGTTAGTGCTCTGGCCTTGCGGTCCGTGGCAAGCCGCGCATCCTTTTTGCGCATAGAGTGCCTTGCCAGCTTCGGCATCACCAGCCCAAACCGAAACCGAAGAACAAAACATAACAGTACCAGCTGCCGCTAGCAGAACTTTTTTCAGCATTCTTTCTTCCTCCACAATCTTAAATGAACAAAATTATTAAACGTAAATCCTTATAAATTTTGTTACTTTTGGGTGCCTTAAACACACCGCAGGCGATTCTGGCTGAGAGTGGAACCAATGTAAAGCAACCATTCCGTCAGGCTGACTCCTTCCTATTCTCAGCCACTCCCTCACACGGCAAAAAGAAGATTTATGTACGGGATCTTCTGATGGGACCGGTAAGATACTCGGAAGGGGGTTTGGGAAAATAATACCAACATCCCAGGATACCGTCCATAAGGTTCTAAGTCCACTGGCAACGCTTCGCTTACGCCGGCCAGAGAATAAGTCTGGATGGACCCTTTAATATTTCAATACCGCTCCCATTTTCTCCAAAAATATTTCCTTATTAAATCTCCGTGCTTGCCTTTCACAGGCTTCTCGCATCTCCAATGCCCGCTTCGGAGTAAGGGTTTGGACGGCAGAGATAATCTCCATGGGCGTCGGATTGGGAGGCATCAATAGCCCTGTTTCGCCATCAATGATGGTTTCCAATAACCCCCCTTCTGCCACACCTATCACGGGTTTACCTGCCGCCATGGATTCCACGGGGGACATGCCAAAGTCTTCATCTTTCGGAATGTAAAGAGTCGCAATGGCATTGCCCAGCAAGGCGGATAACTGATCCTGTCCCGGCCAACCCACAAAATGAATATTGCGGGC encodes the following:
- a CDS encoding c-type cytochrome; translation: MLKKVLLAAAGTVMFCSSVSVWAGDAEAGKALYAQKGCAACHGPQGQSTNPAMFPVLAGKDANYISEQLHAFKSGDRKGQGPGAIMNQVSAAMSDSDIENLAAFVESLK
- a CDS encoding tetratricopeptide repeat protein, whose amino-acid sequence is MGIEERLARARRLQARNRFHESAQLYTQILAKHPNHPDALLGLGNAALQNRDFNGAVQWLERLLKVVGPKKQLLTTLSTAHSNCGSRLFETAALPSALTHFQRALELNSHNTLAWRNLALTQLQLGESQAAVVSARQAALLDLRDHEAHLLLARALLANHQYPAGLGLLRILSNLPLPDELAIGVAEQWLLCHQPDPAWALLERQRSRSMDPSALASRIMSLARRHGENWQAAQWLRRWLKQNRANEKQSLDFARTLARAGEAHKAVIVYQKVLATHPNSWPAKLGATLTLPVVYEDARHLARVRDRFAKSLETLKNWQPTTPPLLEDLLWSNFLLAYQGLDDLSLQRDYGDWLHHWASRAQDSPPQIEPGRLRPRRIGFVSSSFRNCTVGHYFGRWPGALRQGGFEVRVYQLGPHRDHHTQTIANSASKFCYLNRDLASCATQIAEDQLDALIYPELGMDARVLVLAALRLAPFQGCAWGHPITSGLPTMDVYFSCAPMEPPEGRNHYRERLALLPGLGTSYPAPPQPPAASRGELGLPENRTLYLLPQSPFKIHPDTDALVARVLAEDTQGVLILFAGQDRRVTDKLLSRLRAALAQAGADPKRQLLLLPVMTRSRYLQINRCCDLMLDPPHWSGGNTALDALSTGLPIMTLPSAYMRGRQSAAMLTLLELPELIALDREGYVTQALQYGRNKAANETLRGQILTRQKRLFEQKEPMKALTSFFHGLK
- a CDS encoding glycosyltransferase family 2 protein, with the translated sequence MNSVVLIPAYNEAATIGSIVGAVKRHLACEVVVVDDASTDKTAGIARSAGATVLSLSCNLGAWGATQAGIRYALKAGYKQVLTMDADGQHLPEAFPSLFIALDSGEADVVIGACTGRGSHARRLAWTYFRKLTGLGIEDLTSGFRAYNEAAMAVLASSEATLLDYQDVGVLLLLRRAGLRIKEVPVSMRERDYGGSRVFPSWLIVGKYMLQTSILCLAKVGMNGKRRQAYSDD
- a CDS encoding DUF2304 domain-containing protein, coding for MIDYQWTSTFIGVLIAGLILFLVRRDHLHGPYAVWWLVVATTVVVLGVFPGLFDKVAPFFGVAYPPILAVVLGMGLLLLKVLTMDLERSRQERRLRRLVQRLAILEADLEKAQRTRQAHEEDGGKVLSSRPE